One part of the Equus asinus isolate D_3611 breed Donkey chromosome 6, EquAss-T2T_v2, whole genome shotgun sequence genome encodes these proteins:
- the EMILIN1 gene encoding EMILIN-1, with protein sequence MAPSTFWSCYLCCLLTTAVRAASYPPRGYSLYTGSGGALSPGGPQAQSAPRPASRHRNWCAYVVTRTVSCVLEDGVETFIKPDYQPCGWGQPQCPRSIMYRSFLRPRYRVAYKTVTDMEWRCCQGYGGDDCAEGPAPALGPAPTTPRPQIRPARPNLSGSSAGSHLSGLGGEGPGESEKVQQLEEQVQSLTKELQGLRGVLQGLSGRLAEDVQRAVETAFNGRQQPADAAARPGVHETLNEIQQQLQLLDNRVSTHDQELGHLNNHHSGGGGSGRVLDPAPAPPGHSEEPLRELERRLQESCSVCLAGLDGFRRQQQEDRERLRALEKLLASVEERQRQLTGQTLGRRPPQECCPPELGRRLAELERRLDVVAGSVTVLSGRRGTELGGAAGQGGHPPGYTSLASRLSRLEDRFNSTLGPSEEQEEGWPGRPGGLGHWLPAAQGRLEKLEGLLTNVSGELGGRLDLLEEQVAGAVQACGQLCSGAPEEQDAQVSEILSALERRVLDSEGQLHLVGSGLHKLEAAGDARQAMLERLQGVVGQLQGRIDAQDETATEFTLQLNLTAARVGQLEGLLQARGEEGCGACGGVQEELGRLRDGVERCSCPLLPPRGPGAGPGVGGPSRGPLDGFSVFGGSSGSALQALQGELSEVILTFSSLNDSLHELQTTVEGQGSDLADLGATKDRIISEINRLQQEATEHATESEERFRGLEEGQAQAGQCPSLEGRLGRLEGVCERLDTVAGGLQGLREGLSRHVAGLWAGLRETNSTSQTQAALLEKLLGGQAGLGRRLGALNSSLLLLEDRLHQLSLKDLTGPTGEAGPPGPPGVQGPPGPAGPPGPPGKDGQKGPIGPPGPQGEQGVEGAPAASVPRVAFSAALSLPRSEPGTVPFDRVLLNDGGYYDPETGVFTAPLAGRYLLSAVLTGHRHEKVEAVLSRSNLGVARIDSGGYEPEGLENKPVAESQPSPGALGVFSLILPLQAGDTVCIDLVMGQLAHSEEPLTIFSGALLYGDLELEQV encoded by the exons ATGGCCCCCAGCACTTTCTGGAGCTGCTACCTCTGCTGCCTGCTGACCACAGCTGTGAGGGCAGCTAGCTACCCTCCTCGTGGTTACAGCCTCTACACAGGGAGTGGCGGGGCCCTCAGCCCTGGAGGGCCCCAGGCCCAGAGTGCCCCCCGGCCTGCCAGCCGCCACAG GAACTGGTGTGCCTACGTGGTGACCCGGACAGTGAGCTGTGTCCTTGAGGATGGAGTAGAGACCTTCATCAAGCCCGACTACCAGCCCtgtggctggggccagccccagtgtcccCGAAGCATCAT gtACCGCAGCTTCCTCCGCCCTCGCTACCGCGTGGCCTACAAGACAGTGACGGATATGGAGTGGAGGTGCTGTCAGGGGTACGGGGGCGATGACTGTGCTGAgggccctgccccagctctgggtCCTGCACCTACCACACCACGGCCCCAGATCCGGCCTGCCCGCCCCAACCTCTCTGGCTCCAGTGCAGGCAGCCACCTGAGTGGACTAGGGGGGGAAG GTCCCGGGGAGTCCGAGAAGGTGCAGCAGCTGGAGGAGCAGGTGCAGAGCCTAACAAAGGAGCTGCAGGGCCTTCGGGGCGTCCTGCAGGGACTGAGTGGGCGCCTGGCGGAAGATGTCCAGAGGGCTGTGGAGACAGCCTTTAATGGGAGGCAGCAGCCAGCAGATGCAGCTGCCCGCCCTGGTGTGCACGAAACCCTCAACGAgatccagcagcagctgcagctcctGGACAACCGCGTCTCCACCCATGACCAGGAGCTGGGCCATCTCAACAACCATCACAGTGGAGGTGGCGGTAGCGGCAGGGTCCTggacccagccccagccccgcctGGCCACAGTGAGGAGCCGCTGCGGGAGCTGGAGCGGAGACTGCAGGAGTCCTGCTCTGTGTGCCTGGCGGGGCTGGATGGCTTCCgccggcagcagcaggaggacaGGGAGCGACTGCGAGCACTGGAGAAGCTCTTGGCCTCTGTGGAGGAGCGGCAGCGGCAGCTCACCGGGCAGACCCTGGGCCGCAGGCCCCCTCAGGAATGCTGCCCTCCGGAGCTGGGCAGGCGTCTAGCAGAGCTGGAGCGGAGGCTGGATGTAGTGGCTGGCTCAGTGACAGTGCTGAGCGGGCGGCGAGGCACGGAGCTGGGAGGAGCAGCCGGGCAGGGCGGTCACCCCCCAGGCTATACCAGTTTAGCATCCCGCCTCTCTCGCCTGGAGGACCGATTCAACTCCACCTTGGGTCCTTCGGAGGAACAGGAGGAGGGCTGGCCTGGGCGTCCTGGGGGCCTGGGCCACTGGCTGCCTGCTGCCCAGGGCCGACTAGAGAAACTGGAGGGGCTGCTGACCAATGTGAGTGGGGAGCTGGGTGGGCGACTGGATCTGCTGGAAGAGCAGGTGGCAGGGGCTGTACAGGCATGTGGGCAGCTCTGctctggggccccagaggagCAAGACGCCCAGGTCAGCGAGATCCTTAGTGCCTTGGAGCGCAGGGTGCTGGACAGTGAGGGGCAGCTGCACCTCGTGGGCTCTGGCCTGCACAAGTTGGAAGCAGCTGGGGATGCCCGGCAGGCCATGCTGGAAAGACTGCAAGGGGTCGTGGGCCAGCTCCAGGGTCGTATCGATGCGCAGGATGAGACAGCCACAGAGTTCACACTGCAGCTGAATCTCACGGCTGCGCGAGTGGGCCAGCTGGAGGGTCTGCTGCAAGCCCGTGGGGAGGAGGGCTGTGGGGCCTGTGGGGGTGTCCAAGAGGAACTGGGCCGTCTTCGGGATGGTGTGGAGCGCTGCTCCTGCCCCCTGTTACCACCTCggggccctggggctggtccAGGTGTTGGGGGACCAAGCCGTGGGCCTCTGGACGGCTTCAGTGTGTTTGGGGGCAGTTCTGGCTCAGCCCTGCAGGCCCTGCAAGGAGAGCTCTCTGAGGTTATTCTTACCTTCAGCTCCCTCAATGACTCACTGCATGAGCTCCAGACCACCGTAGAGGGCCAGGGCTCTGATCTGGCTGACCTGGGAGCCACCAAGGACCGCATCATCTCTGAGATTAATAGGCTGCAGCAGGAGGCCACAGAGCATGCTACAGAGAGTGAGGAGCGCTTCCGAGGCCTGGAAGAGGGACAGGCACAGGCCGGCCAGTGCCCCAGCCTAGAGGGACGATTGGGCCGCCTTGAGGGAGTCTGTGAACGATTGGACACAGTGGCTGGGGGACTGCAGGGCCTGCGTGAGGGCCTTTCCAGACACGtggctgggctctgggctgggctgcgGGAAACCAACAGCACCAGCCAGACACAGGCAGCCCTGCTGGAGAAGCTGTTGGGGGGGCAAGCAGGCCTGGGCAGGCGGCTCGGTGCCCTCAACAGCTCCCTGCTGCTCCTGGAGGACCGGCTTCACCAGCTCAGTCTGAAGGATCTCACTG GGCCTACAGGTGAGGCTGGGCCCCCAGGTCCTCCTGGGGTGCAGGGACCCCCAGGCCCTGCTGGACCTCCAGGACCTCCAGGCAAAGATGGACAAAAGGGGCCTATTGGGCCACCAG GTCCCCAAGGCGAACAGG GAGTAGAGGGGGCACCGGCAGCCTCTGTGCCCCGGGTCGCCTTTTCAGCTGCCCTGAGTTTGCCCCGGTCTGAACCAGGAACAGTGCCCTTCGACAGAGTCCTGCTCAACGATGGGGGCTACTATGATCCAGAGACTG GTGTTTTCACGGCGCCACTGGCTGGACGCTACTTGCTGAGCGCGGTGCTGACTGGGCACCGGCACGAGAAGGTGGAAGCTGTGCTGTCCCGCTCTAACTTGGGCGTGGCCCGCATCGACTCCGGTGGCTATGAGCCCGAGGGCCTGGAAAATAAGCCGGTGGCCGAGAGCCAGCCCAGCCCGGGCGCCCTGGGCGTCTTCAGCCTCATTCTGCCCCTGCAGGCCGGGGACACGGTCTGCATCGACCTGGTCATGGGGCAGTTGGCGCACTCCGAGGAGCCACTCACCATCTTTAGCGGCGCCCTGCTCTACGGGGACCTGGAGCTTGAACAGGTGTAG